One window from the genome of Lysobacter helvus encodes:
- a CDS encoding NAD(P)H-hydrate dehydratase: MPPTLALFDTNAARTLDVRATAELGGDAFELMRRAGRAAWHCALRHWPQAQRIVVVCGPGNNGGDGHVLARLALEAGRNVRVVRLAEHTPRSPAATRARDEFRERNGRTEAFVDALPPADLIVDALFGIGFKRAPEGASAALIEAMNAHPAPCLALDVPSGIDADTGAIRGVAVAATRTLEFIVPKPGLRTGQAIDIAGRLELAELQLAQHLFEGVTPACAQLSSEALRNVLRPRRRDAHKGMAGRVLCLGGDHGSGGAIMLCAEAAMRSGAGLVDVATREAHVAALLSRRPEAMARAVERSEDLAAQIEHATVVAVGPGLGQGVWGRVLFGAALGSGKPLVLDADALNLLAARENAPALPPETVLTPHPGEAARLLRSTTEDVQRDRFGAAQAIADRFDAVVVLKGAGTIVAAPGRRSALIGAGNPGMAVAGMGDLLTGVIAAMRAQGLPAFDAACIGALLHATAGDDAARDGGERGLLPTDLLPRLRRLSNAEIAR; encoded by the coding sequence ATGCCGCCGACCCTCGCGCTCTTCGACACGAACGCCGCACGGACGCTGGACGTTCGCGCGACGGCCGAACTCGGCGGAGACGCCTTCGAACTGATGCGCCGCGCCGGCCGCGCCGCGTGGCATTGCGCGCTGCGCCACTGGCCGCAGGCGCAGCGCATCGTCGTGGTCTGCGGGCCGGGCAACAACGGCGGCGACGGGCACGTGCTCGCGCGCCTGGCGCTGGAAGCCGGGCGCAACGTGCGCGTGGTGCGCCTGGCCGAACATACGCCGCGCAGCCCCGCCGCCACGCGCGCCCGCGATGAATTCCGCGAGCGCAACGGCCGCACCGAAGCCTTCGTCGATGCCTTGCCGCCGGCCGACCTCATCGTCGATGCGCTGTTCGGCATCGGCTTCAAGCGCGCGCCCGAAGGCGCGTCGGCCGCGCTGATCGAGGCCATGAACGCGCATCCCGCGCCGTGCCTGGCGCTCGACGTGCCCAGCGGCATCGACGCCGATACCGGCGCGATCCGCGGCGTCGCCGTCGCCGCCACGCGCACGCTCGAATTCATCGTCCCCAAGCCGGGCCTGCGCACGGGCCAGGCGATCGACATCGCCGGCCGCCTGGAACTAGCGGAACTGCAACTCGCGCAACACTTGTTCGAAGGCGTCACGCCGGCCTGCGCGCAGTTATCGTCGGAAGCCTTGCGCAACGTGTTGCGTCCGCGGCGCCGCGACGCGCACAAGGGCATGGCCGGCCGCGTGCTGTGCCTGGGCGGCGACCACGGCAGCGGCGGCGCGATCATGCTGTGTGCCGAGGCCGCGATGCGCAGCGGCGCGGGCCTGGTGGATGTCGCCACGCGCGAGGCGCACGTCGCCGCGTTGTTGTCGCGGCGTCCAGAAGCCATGGCGCGCGCGGTGGAGCGCAGCGAAGACCTCGCCGCGCAGATCGAACACGCCACCGTCGTCGCCGTCGGTCCCGGCCTGGGGCAGGGCGTGTGGGGCCGCGTGTTGTTCGGCGCCGCGCTCGGCAGCGGCAAGCCGCTCGTGCTCGACGCCGATGCATTGAACCTGCTCGCTGCGCGCGAAAACGCCCCCGCGTTGCCGCCCGAAACGGTGCTCACGCCGCATCCGGGCGAAGCCGCGCGCCTGCTGCGATCGACGACGGAAGACGTGCAACGCGATCGTTTCGGCGCCGCGCAAGCGATCGCCGATCGCTTCGATGCCGTCGTCGTGCTGAAGGGCGCAGGCACGATCGTCGCTGCGCCGGGACGACGTTCCGCGCTCATCGGCGCAGGCAATCCCGGCATGGCCGTCGCCGGCATGGGCGATTTGTTGACGGGCGTGATCGCGGCGATGCGCGCGCAAGGCTTGCCCGCGTTCGATGCCGCGTGCATCGGTGCGTTGCTGCATGCCACCGCGGGCGACGACGCTGCGCGCGATGG